In a genomic window of Aggregatimonas sangjinii:
- the hemH gene encoding ferrochelatase, with translation MKGILLVNLGSPDSPTAKDVKPYLDEFLMDERVIDVNRILRNILVRGIILQTRPKKSAKAYAKIWWDEGSPLIVLSERFAQKLRQHTPMPVALGMRYGTMTIKNALQELKDQGVDEVLLVPLYPHYAMSSYETVVVKTMEEQQKHFPEMKLTTLPAFYKNPDYIKALSESIEEGLKDFDYDHILFSYHGIPERHIRKSDPTKFHCKIDGSCCGINSVAHNTCYRHQVYDTTEMVKAYLGLPEEKTSTSFQSRLAGDPWLKPYTDYEFERLAKEGKKRLAVITPAFVSDCLETLEEIAMEGKEQFEEAGGEAYMHIPCLNDNEVWVAVMAKWVNEWEASGVLPV, from the coding sequence ATGAAAGGAATCTTACTGGTCAATCTCGGTTCTCCCGATAGCCCTACTGCAAAAGATGTGAAACCTTATTTGGATGAGTTTTTGATGGATGAACGGGTCATTGACGTAAATCGGATATTGCGAAACATTCTGGTTCGTGGCATCATTTTACAGACGCGACCTAAAAAATCGGCCAAGGCTTACGCCAAAATCTGGTGGGACGAAGGTTCTCCCTTGATCGTACTATCGGAACGTTTTGCCCAAAAGCTCCGTCAACACACGCCAATGCCCGTAGCCCTAGGTATGCGTTATGGCACCATGACCATTAAAAATGCATTGCAGGAGTTGAAAGATCAAGGTGTTGACGAGGTTTTATTGGTTCCCTTGTATCCGCATTATGCCATGTCGAGCTACGAAACGGTAGTGGTAAAAACGATGGAAGAACAGCAGAAACACTTTCCGGAAATGAAGTTGACCACCTTACCGGCATTTTACAAGAATCCTGATTACATTAAGGCCTTGTCGGAAAGTATTGAGGAGGGTCTCAAAGATTTCGATTACGATCATATACTGTTTTCGTACCATGGTATTCCCGAGCGTCATATTCGTAAAAGCGACCCGACCAAATTTCATTGCAAAATAGACGGGAGTTGCTGTGGTATCAATTCCGTAGCACACAACACCTGCTACCGCCATCAGGTTTACGATACGACCGAAATGGTCAAAGCCTATTTGGGTCTCCCAGAGGAAAAAACAAGTACGTCCTTTCAATCCCGATTGGCCGGCGACCCCTGGCTAAAACCCTATACAGACTACGAATTCGAACGTTTGGCCAAAGAAGGAAAAAAAAGACTTGCGGTTATTACCCCGGCCTTTGTAAGCGACTGTCTCGAAACCTTGGAAGAAATCGCAATGGAGGGGAAAGAGCAATTCGAGGAAGCGGGCGGAGAGGCGTATATGCATATTCCATGTCTTAACGATAACGAGGTGTGGGTGGCCGTGATGGCGAAATGGGTAAACGAGTGGGAAGCTAGCGGAGTTTTACCGGTTTAG
- a CDS encoding TraB/GumN family protein, whose protein sequence is MRFLFTALFSLFFFTATAQEANSLLWEISGNGLQESSYLYGTMHVSRRIAFRLDDVFYDALDKSEIVALESDPDTWLDNDALGGLMGYGQGNGFYAKGFYQHSFAVKNPTKQEMANYLAFNDSRVNGILYRSNSSSEDFEEETYLDMFIYQAGKKFDKHVIALEDLEESAALVGRASMNPMKQKPDEWLQKKMQKQGFMVLLQDAYRDRNINMLDSIDKGMYTKHYLENMLFTRNRNMANKLDSVVRTAKTFTGIGAAHLPGKEGVIQMLREKGYTVKPLTSKATAKGKQLKEKLEKTLRENTYSPAGPEDDFFSLAIPNKLYPVSDAPSTAYISPDLANGSYVMVNRIPTYSHLKQEHLFTLSNLDKMLFENIPGKILEKTPIERNGFQGLDIKNQLKNGDHQRYHIFMTPLEIVIFKMGGDGDYVAQHSDTIFNSIAFKIADNSMETLTSGFEDFQVDMPSLHSFPNRLRSGDRMVQGYDKKSDSYYFLRKVTINDFSFIEQDTFELKQIQKRFYQDLKLQPTYDDYVGNSLVSSAEMDVESGKRLHLKSTFKRGDYYLLGVVTTEANKASDYFASFKLKPSIEKKAFEKVIDTAMFFSTVSTVKPRKFVENSTSYMTGRNRPKPYNAFNKKTIYQNKNNEAVTVELNKSHDFMMFPGIDSVWSLRKKLYAHKRFNIIQEKDSSYADGRHELQLTLTDTASSRGILIKNVLKGGLLYEIKSQVDTIEAPSRFVTEFFDNFTLIDTLIGKDILSDSAPAFFEALRKNDSIVLNGYTYIDFKEKHVDTLKHYIANFNYPDDKKHLQAYLIQKLGKLKSSDVVPFLKSFYGKSYNNSNAQTKILQSVSCKADENSVKLLLELLSQDLPLVSNTFEISRIFKPYRDSLELAKKLYPELLNYSAIEEYKSPIFSILARLQAKGLVRPKSYKKYQKQILNDAKIQLKREFGNEADTRDLGYYASLQNLSNEVLADYAVLLYPFREEKDVQQFFDRLQMLKDKKIKITYAMLVAKSGASVPESMLLPLAEDINSRALLFARLKAIKKLELFPKEYKTARYLAESLLYVGSNYEATKDSVQFLEKRDLNFKGKAYTGYYFKTRTQDDYDTNFSMNLVVFDNEKGLTTIPFYEQKDQRIEDTDTDAEAMDYITETFILKDRQRADVYRTNGYNAYGYHGF, encoded by the coding sequence ATGCGTTTCCTCTTTACCGCCCTTTTTTCTTTGTTCTTTTTCACCGCTACCGCCCAAGAGGCCAACAGCCTGCTTTGGGAGATTTCCGGGAACGGATTACAGGAAAGTTCGTATCTCTACGGTACGATGCATGTAAGTCGTCGTATCGCTTTTCGGTTGGACGATGTCTTCTATGATGCCTTGGACAAAAGTGAAATCGTGGCCTTGGAGTCCGATCCCGATACCTGGCTCGATAATGATGCGCTAGGCGGACTCATGGGATACGGACAAGGAAACGGGTTTTACGCCAAAGGCTTTTACCAGCATTCGTTTGCCGTGAAAAACCCGACGAAACAGGAGATGGCCAACTATTTGGCATTTAATGACAGCCGGGTGAATGGCATTCTGTACCGGAGTAACAGTAGTTCCGAAGATTTTGAGGAGGAGACCTATTTGGATATGTTCATTTACCAAGCCGGTAAAAAGTTCGATAAACATGTGATTGCATTGGAAGATTTAGAGGAGTCCGCCGCTTTGGTAGGCAGGGCGAGTATGAACCCCATGAAGCAAAAACCGGACGAATGGCTGCAAAAGAAAATGCAAAAGCAGGGTTTTATGGTCTTGTTGCAGGATGCCTACCGTGACCGCAATATCAACATGCTCGACTCTATCGACAAGGGGATGTATACCAAGCATTACTTAGAAAACATGCTCTTTACCCGTAATCGCAATATGGCGAACAAACTCGACTCCGTAGTGCGTACCGCCAAAACATTTACCGGTATCGGGGCAGCACATTTACCGGGGAAAGAAGGGGTCATTCAGATGCTTAGGGAAAAAGGATACACCGTAAAACCGTTGACCTCCAAAGCAACGGCGAAAGGGAAACAACTAAAGGAAAAATTAGAAAAGACCTTACGTGAAAATACCTATTCACCTGCAGGACCGGAAGACGATTTTTTTAGTTTGGCGATTCCGAACAAATTGTATCCTGTATCCGACGCGCCGAGTACGGCTTATATTTCGCCCGACCTTGCCAATGGCAGTTATGTGATGGTGAACCGTATCCCGACCTATTCCCATCTCAAGCAGGAACACCTTTTTACACTAAGCAATCTTGACAAGATGCTGTTCGAGAACATTCCCGGTAAAATCTTGGAGAAGACACCGATCGAAAGAAACGGATTTCAAGGACTGGATATCAAGAACCAATTAAAGAACGGCGACCACCAACGCTACCATATTTTTATGACCCCCTTGGAAATCGTAATTTTTAAGATGGGTGGCGATGGCGATTATGTGGCCCAACATTCCGATACCATTTTCAATAGCATTGCTTTTAAGATTGCCGACAATAGTATGGAAACCCTAACATCCGGGTTCGAGGATTTTCAGGTAGACATGCCTTCCTTGCACAGTTTCCCGAACCGACTCCGAAGTGGCGATCGCATGGTACAAGGATATGATAAAAAAAGTGACAGTTATTATTTTTTGCGGAAGGTGACCATCAACGATTTTAGCTTTATCGAACAGGATACTTTTGAATTAAAACAGATACAAAAACGATTTTACCAAGACCTTAAGCTACAGCCGACCTATGATGACTATGTTGGCAATTCCCTAGTGTCGAGTGCAGAGATGGATGTTGAAAGTGGAAAACGACTGCATTTGAAATCGACCTTCAAACGTGGCGATTATTATTTGTTGGGGGTGGTTACCACGGAAGCTAACAAGGCGTCGGACTATTTCGCATCCTTCAAACTAAAGCCATCCATAGAAAAAAAAGCATTCGAAAAGGTTATCGATACCGCCATGTTCTTTAGTACCGTAAGTACTGTTAAACCAAGAAAATTTGTAGAGAACAGCACGTCTTACATGACGGGCCGCAATCGACCGAAACCCTACAACGCTTTTAATAAGAAAACTATCTATCAAAACAAGAACAACGAGGCAGTAACGGTAGAATTGAACAAATCTCACGACTTCATGATGTTTCCCGGTATCGATTCGGTGTGGTCTTTACGTAAAAAACTGTATGCCCACAAGCGGTTTAATATAATCCAGGAAAAGGATAGTAGTTATGCCGATGGGCGTCATGAATTACAACTTACCCTGACCGATACGGCCAGTTCTCGAGGGATACTCATCAAAAACGTTCTAAAGGGTGGCCTTCTGTACGAAATAAAGTCCCAAGTCGATACCATTGAAGCTCCCAGTCGTTTCGTGACGGAGTTCTTCGATAATTTCACCCTGATAGATACCCTGATCGGAAAGGACATCCTTTCCGACAGTGCCCCCGCATTTTTCGAAGCGTTGCGAAAAAATGATAGTATCGTCTTGAATGGTTATACGTACATCGATTTCAAGGAGAAACATGTAGATACCCTTAAGCACTACATCGCCAACTTTAACTATCCTGACGACAAGAAACATTTGCAGGCTTACCTGATTCAAAAATTGGGAAAATTGAAGTCTTCCGATGTGGTGCCGTTCCTGAAATCGTTTTATGGCAAGTCGTATAATAACTCGAACGCGCAGACTAAAATATTACAATCTGTGAGCTGCAAGGCCGATGAAAATTCGGTAAAATTATTGTTGGAGCTTTTGTCGCAGGACCTTCCCTTGGTCAGCAATACATTTGAAATCAGCCGTATTTTTAAACCTTATCGAGACAGTTTGGAGCTAGCGAAAAAACTCTATCCGGAGCTGTTGAACTACAGCGCGATTGAAGAATACAAATCGCCTATATTTTCTATTTTGGCCAGATTGCAGGCAAAGGGTCTGGTAAGGCCGAAAAGTTATAAAAAGTATCAGAAACAGATCTTGAACGACGCGAAGATTCAACTGAAACGCGAATTCGGCAACGAGGCCGATACCAGGGATTTGGGATACTATGCCAGCCTGCAGAATCTAAGCAACGAAGTATTGGCCGATTATGCGGTGTTGCTGTACCCGTTTCGGGAAGAGAAAGATGTACAGCAATTTTTTGATCGTCTGCAAATGCTCAAGGACAAAAAAATAAAGATAACCTATGCGATGTTGGTCGCCAAAAGCGGGGCATCCGTACCGGAAAGCATGCTTCTGCCGCTCGCGGAAGATATCAATAGTAGGGCCTTACTATTCGCCAGATTAAAAGCCATTAAGAAATTGGAACTCTTTCCGAAAGAGTATAAGACCGCCCGTTATTTGGCAGAATCGTTGTTGTACGTCGGGAGCAACTACGAAGCGACGAAGGACTCCGTTCAGTTTTTGGAAAAACGCGATTTGAATTTTAAAGGAAAGGCATATACCGGGTATTATTTTAAAACACGTACCCAAGATGACTATGACACCAATTTTTCGATGAACCTCGTCGTATTCGATAATGAGAAAGGACTCACCACCATTCCTTTTTACGAACAAAAAGACCAGCGTATCGAAGATACCGATACCGATGCGGAGGCGATGGACTACATTACCGAAACCTTTATCCTAAAGGATAGGCAACGGGCCGATGTGTATCGCACCAATGGGTATAATGCCTATGGCTACCATGGGTTTTAG